Genomic segment of Eleutherodactylus coqui strain aEleCoq1 chromosome 1, aEleCoq1.hap1, whole genome shotgun sequence:
aggcagactgcCACGCGAAAACTCACGCGGCatactctatttctgtgcggggctcgtcactcaccggccgctggctccgctctgcgcatcaccggcagccggcacatggaagagccggggccgcgggaacAGGTGAGTgtcatgctgctctctgcagacgctcaggtcgggtcccactgcgagaattctcacagccggttccaacctggccgtctgcaggcggccttacacatgCACCAATACagctatgttaacagaaaaataaagttatggctttcgaaaagtggaaacaaaaattccccaaaaatcgttgtTTTCAACGTCAAAATAGGACACTTCCTAAAGGGGTTGCTAATGTAGACCAATGTATGTTCATGTACAGCTCTTTAAAAATGTAACAGATTTTTAGACTTCAATTCTGTTTCCAGCTTAAGTATCTAAAATGCAGGAATTACACACCTTAAAGTGCACCACTAAATCCTTCCTGAAAGCAGATTCCAGTTCTTTCCACAGGCTGACACTCACTTTGCCTACATTATCACTGCACAATGCAGACAGCCCTTTGCCTCCATGCAGACatgggctgcctgcagatggccaggtcggatcccactgcgagaattctcacagcggaatccgacctgtgctcctgcagtgaccactggcTCACCTGCTGCCGGTATCTCCCCTCTGTGGCGGCTGccacccagccggcacatgcgcggaGCCagcacgtcactagtgatgtttctgtgcgggcctctgcgagacccgcacagaagtaggacatgccacgatttgtttttcgCGTGGAtaatgcataggattgcattatctaatagcAGGCACGGGCAAAAAATCCCGACACGGAATTTCCGCTTGTCTGCAGAAGGCCATACTGGGGTTCACAAGCGGCAAACTCTCTGCTAATTACCTGTCTGAGGCCATGTCCTCACTGGCTAGAGGAGAACCCCTTTGAGTGTGAAGGCTTAACAAACCATAGTGTTTCTTAACCCATGTGTCTTTGCTTTTATGCTTACAGGACTGGCCTTTTGATGATGGCGCACCACCTTCTAGTCAAATCGTAGATGACTGGTTAAACCTTCTGAAAGCTAAATTCCGTGAAGAACCTggctgctgtattgcagtccactgTGTTGCTGGTCTGGGAAGGTATGTTACTGCCAAGTGCCGTAATAGACAATTGTTAAAAGCTGTTAAAATCCAGCTGTGAGTTAAAGAACAAACAGGCGTTCCTATAAATGAGACTATCCTGATATTGCAGCTGCTTAGTGAATACTTTCTACTGAACAAATGACTATATTAGCTGTCAGTATTTAGATTAAACCTGTTCATGGAGACAGGAGGTGGTGGTGTAGTGAGAATCTCCAGTACTGCACATGGGAAAACCACAGCCAAATGTCATGGGATTGTTGGTGTACATATTTCTGTCACAAGTAGCTGCATCTGCATTGTCAGTTGCCCaaagaaaattatatatatttcattcatatatatatatatatatatatatatatatatatatatatatatatatatatatatatatatatataaatttcatAGCAACCTTTGACTCACAGTGCTACACAGCAATCTTTTGTGTGGCCATACCCATATTGTGCTTTGGTAACTTTAACAGGCTTGTCAGTTACTGCCTATTATGCCCCTTTAGTGCTGAAATTAGTACTTGCCTGTACCCTGCTTCCACAGTCCAGTGCCTACAGCCCTGCCGTAGCCCCAGTGTTCAGAACAGGGATGCTGTAGCTTCTAAACACCTGTCACTttggtgctcaggatgtgagtgctgatgccaggagattgatgctgcagcctctgactgcagtggtcacctgacttgaCATCAGCAACTAACTGGGACCATggcagggctgcagcactgggttGTAGCACAGTGGGCACTAAAGGGGGTGATGTTGGTAAACTTTTTTTAATTGTGCAGAGCTAAGTTTAGTCTGTAACTTATTAGTTTGAAATATATCTTTCCTTCCCTTCCAGAGCTCCAGTACTTGTTGCCCTTGCTTTAATTGAATGTGGGATGAAATATGAAGATGCCGTTCAATTTATAAGGCAGTAAGTATGCAACACAAGCCACACACCCCCATGTAAAGGAAATAAAAATGTAGTCCATACTCCAGGTAGCATGTGTTGGTGCCGATTTATTCATTTCTTTTGGTAAAGATTCAGTCTAACTCGTAttaatctctgcacattctggatTTGGGGGTTTAGCCAGTGGTTCTACTCAAATAAATCCCTATGGAAGTGTCAATCCTTCGGTATGTACTCCTAATTAGTACCACTTTCTCAGCCCCTAAAGCTAAAATGAGTAGAGTTGAATTAATAAATTACTAGTTCTACTGAATCtgtcactaaggctgggttcacacgggacaaatCTTGCAGAGTGACCCTTCGGAAATACCATGAGATTTTGCCGCAGATTTTGAAGTGTCTTCGCCACCAGCTTTcagctgcggccatctctcatagaggagagcggaaacggggaaagaattgacatgccgcagtgCGGCTTGTCCGTGACGGATCAGCCGCagaatgtggatgagatttttgcaaatcttgtctacTTGGCTGACTATCCTGGGATAAAAAGTTGCCAATGGAATGTCCATGCAGAAAGTCACAAGACTAGTCATAGTAGACTAgtaaaattatagtaccagtgcacatcacatacagctctgctatgttgctttagcgtatgagctgcacgtgatttacttCAGCTGGTGACTGAGGTGACATTGTGGCTTGTCACTCATGTAaactgcattagcttcacagcgATGTTGAATTCTCTGgttacatgtttgcatgacaagGATTGTTTTTTAACACTGGACCATGGTTGactattagatgaaggctggactggtgtttggtggcattagcacttgagatgaatatcacgttcaggagatgtaaagatagtggtgaaggactacaCTTCATTATTGGTCAATGTACAAatgcatagctggcagtgcatatttgtgaggtgtcatttatcaGTCGCCACACAAGTGTGAAGCAGTCTCACAATCGGCtacagactgagtactgctgaagccatagcaactgaggctgcaggggtttgtgggggatctaGTGCACCACAATCCCTCATTCAGTACataaggataaaggacctgtggtgacatcaccatcatgtgatcaggcgctgtagctaagagccagtaactgacatcacaggtgctgtcgggctctgcatgtaacttgcACATAGAATTATGGACCAGTGGTCATTGGAATTTTGATTTCAAAAATGAGGCCATGCATCAGTCTGTTACTTAATCACTGGCCCATTTAACTTTTTTATAACTCTTCATAAGAGTTGGGGATATGCAAAATATACAATTTACAGGCAGTTTGTTGGCGTAACAGTAATGCCTAGTGAGTAGCACATTCTATAATGCCACATGCACAATGCTTGTGTTTCTTAGAACACCACAATAAAGTACTCCATTTGGTTATTTTAACAGGAAGCGCCGTGGAGCTTTTAATAGCAAACAGCTACTTTACCTGGAGAAGTATCGTCCTAAGATGCGGCTACGTTTTAAAGATCCCAATGGCCATCGTAACAACTGTTGCATtcagtagaagctgcagaagaaaatggaaaaatgtagACCTGAGCAGGATCCAATGCTAACATCTGGTTAATGTGTTATAGGTCAAGTGATGCTTTGGAAAATGTGTAGGTCGCAGCCCTTCCCATTAGAAAATTGCTGATGTCACATAGATAAATGTAATTGAGCTTGAATTATTTGCTTATTCGTTTGTTTTCAGATTCCCTCCTTACTACTAAACTCGTTTAATCATGCAGTAAACAGTTTGTTTTCCAAGATTTGTATCAATGAAATGAATGACTATACAATGCCaaaacaggtgtttttttttcttagtgcaATTCCAGTCAGCTGTAATGTTACTTCATTATATTAAGATATTGCCTGAATATTTGCTGGCTGCTCACTGTATGTTTACATCTTCTCCCACACTTGCTGTAAAATCGGGGCTTGCACAGTTCAGTATTGTGCaagtttttattttcctttttaataaCATTGCCAATTATGCATTGAATAGGCATTATGCCATATCATAAACTTTTCTGTTCTGTAAAAGCACACCAACCATATTGTAGAAGTCTCCAGACAAAGCCTTACAGTTTGAATTGATGTTTGCACCTTTATGGTGCACTTTACATTGAGGACCtttggtgtatttttttcttttctagtaAAATGTTGCCTTTTGTCTTGTGCAGGAAGTGTAGAATATGCCATTTTCTTCCGTAACTCTTTTTAAACAAAATGTAGATGCTTTAACATAGCTGGGTTCTTAAAGTTTCTGAAAGGTCCTTTCTTTAACTGTATATTTGAACAATTTTCCAACAATTGCTTTGTGACTTATTTTATTTCccttcctgagagtctgcctttGCAAAGGCAGAGCTCAATGTCTGTAATATTTTGTATGCCTTTTGAGCTGTGTAACTTAATATTTGAATACTTgattattttgttttattatgtaattGATTAAAAAATGGTGATCTGTATCAATGTTAGCTCAACCATATATTTATAATGTCTTGGGAATGTGTGATGTTAGTACTGTGGGAGAATAAGTTACCAGTGTTTCACCAGCTTGTAAATGTAGTATGAAAGCATAACATCTAAATAAAGAAGGATACAAAGTCTGATGCTCTATTGGGCTTGTCCTGTGCATGGACTGGTATGTGACAAACTTCTTTGAGTAATAGCTGAAAAAATATAGCTGTTAATTTTGTAGTAATGCAGCATTCAAGTTAAAATTTTTTGCTTTTGCTGGCATAAAGCAGTTCATACATGTCCCCCAATATGTAAGCAAAAGATGGAATACTCAGGTGCTGCCATAAAGACTTCAAGGAAGAAAAACTTGCAGAAACTTTTTTCAATTTGCACGGAGGGTATTATGCCTTGATCTATGGATGGGATATTACTTGGGTTTAATTTAAATACAATTTTGCTATCAAGCTCCTGAATTGACAAGGTCTGAAACCCACTAACACTATAGCCTGATGTGATTGCTTAAAAATGTTACAATATACATATACACTTTTTAAAATCCCTATTGTCAAGGCTCAAATGATGCAGAACATAAACCTGAGACCACCCAGTTAGAGTTCAGGAAGCTACAACGTTCTGAATAATGGGTTTAATCTGTCAGATTTCCTGGGTCTGCAGATTCCTGAAAGCAGAACTTTATTTCATAAAGGAAGCTGAGAGCTGCAAGCTCAATTTTTAGAATGTTAGGAGCAAGACCTAAATCTAGACCACTGTAGAAAGTCCAATAAAAGAATATAGGGTGTCGTGAAAGCAACTCTAGCATTCCCCAAATTGTTCACAGATCTGCAGGGAACAatctattcctttttttatatgcCAGCTCAAATGCCTTATCGCTTTTTGAATATTCTTTGTAGAATACACTCTGGAATGTTGTGCTATATTCAACACTGCCTCAGAAATCCCACTATCTCATAACGGGGACTGATCAACCTCTGGGCTATCGGGTTGAATAACTTTAGATATGGGCAGAGCTGTGTCCCCAGAGATATCAGGATGTGCATGCGGGAAGGTCTCCAATAACACAATGAATGGTGACTGGCATGGCCTAGTCATCTTACATGCCCTTGGAATTGTGGAAACTGCTTGAAATAGGCCAGCCTGAACCTCCCAAGGGATGGATAAAGGATTGTTCTAGTATAGGGAGCCAAGTTTTCTCCACCTTGAAGTTCAGGCCACACTCTTTTCTGGGTTCAGGCCACACTCTTTTCTGGGTTCAGGCCACACTCTTTTCTGGGTTCAGGCCACACTCTTTTCTGGGTTCAGGCCACACTCTTTTCTGGGTTCAGGCCACACTCTTTTCTGGGTTCAGGCCACACTCTTTTCTGGGTTCAGGCCACACTCTTTTCTGGGTTCAGGCCACACTCTTTTCTGGGTTCAGGCCACACTCTTTTCTGGGTTCAGGCCACACTCTTTTCTGGGTTCAGGCCACACTCTTTTCTGGGTTCAGGCCACACTCTTTTCTGGGTTCAGGCCACACTCTTTTCTGGGTTCAGGCCACACTCTTTTCTGGGTTCAGGCCACACTCTTTTCTGGGTTCAGGCCACACTCTTTTCTGGGTTCAGGCCACACTCTTTTCTGGGTTCAGGCCACACTCTTTTCTGGGTTCAGGCCACACTCTTTTCTGGGTTCAGGCCACACTCTTTTCTGGGTTCAGGCCACACTCTTTTCTGGGTTCAGGCCACACTCTTTTCTGGGTTCAGGCCACACTCTTTTCTGGGTTCAGGCCACACTCTTTTCTGGGTTCAGGCCACACTCTTTTCTGGGTTCAGGCCACACTCTTTTCTGGGTTCAGGCCACACTCTTTTCTGGGTTCAGGCCACACTCTTTTCTGGGTTCAGGCCACACTCTTTTCTGGGTTCAGGCCACACTCTTTTCTGGGTTCAGGCCACACTCTTTTCTGGGTTCAGGCCACACTCTTACCATCTATCACATTGTGTCTAATATGACATCAGAAATCTGCCTTTTCAGGTCGTCATCCaaacggccccatttacatatggaggttgccctctgacctcagtaGGGGCAGGAAGAGCCCTTACAGCACGTCTCCTTCCatctcctcagtgtcttcctctcCCTACAGTGGCCAGGTGGCACAAGCTCCAGGGGTTACTCACTAAGGGCACGCTGTTCTGAAGAGGCCAGGTCTGCATACCGCTCAGTCCCTGCATTCCTGGCCTGTGCCGCCATAGAGCCATCAGTCACCTTGTAGTGCGGGTCTGCTTCAGAGATCTGCTGCTGCCTGTGTCTCCGGTAGTTCTTCCTGGCAGCGGCAGGAGGTGTGTAGAGCGATGATGTCACACGCATGGCAGGGGCATGGCTACTGGGGAATCCCAGAAATGGCACTCAAATTCAAACTTGTGCCTCTATATCAGGCTTTACTCCTGCTGGAGGTTATCCTGCGAACATGGAGTGCTCCAGCACGTCAGCACACGACAGCTCAGCACGGAAAGGAGAGGCAGACCCCCTGCAAACCGTAAGTGGCTATATGCTAAAAGGGAATATGCAAATTGTCACTGGTTGATTTTGaatgcctatttttttttcttcatcccaCACCCCCTTCCATTCTTTGCATGGGATTCTTTTTTCAGACTGTTTCAGGTCTGTTTTGCTTTTCAGACCTTAAGAAACAGGCTAGAAAATGCATTAGCTGCAATAAGAAATTGGAAGATATCTATTAAGAAAATCTCTACGCGAAGAATGTATGGGGAAAATTCTAGCAGGGCGGCTTTTAAAGCGGATATTAGGGGTATGATGAGGGAGGAACTACAAGCTTCTATGGTAGCCCTTCCCTATGGGCAGCCTGGTCCGTCAAGGCTAGCAGAGTCGCTGAGTTCCATCTCAGTCGTCCTTGGAACCCCTGTCAAAGGGGAATTAGAGGACCTGCTGCCACAAGCCAAAGATGGAAGTCGATATGGGACACCAAAGCGGTGAAAGAGACCATGCAGGTCCAAGAGGGCCGTCTGCCCAGAACCATCCAGGACGAGATGTTTGGGGGACTCTGGTCCAGGAGGAAACTATCTTCCCAATAAATCGGACCCTGCAGCAAGTCATCTCGGATGAATGGCAGGAGCCAGGAAATAGACTTTCAGTATTGAGATCAAAAACAGTCTGGCATTTGTGCCAGATGTCTGCATCTATAGAGAACCCCAAAAGGTGAATATGCAGATAGCCAAAGTGACTAAAACCCTGCTACCCTTTGAGTATGATTCACAACTTTCAGACCCTATGGACAAGAAGGTTGATAGACTGATGAAGAAAGCGTTGGAAGCAACTTCCTTCACCATTGAAGCCAATATCGCAGCGACGTCAGTAGCCAGGTCTATGGTCCTGTGGCTGAACCGGATAGAGACCTCAATAAAGGAACGGCTCCCAGAGAGGAGTGAGCTAGCTGCCTCCCCCTTCTAAAGATTGCTACAGGATTCCTAGAGGACGCATCAGCGGAATCAGTCAGATATGGTGCAAATACTGCAAGGCCAGATGTGACTTTGAAGAACAAGCTCTGCAATtcctttccagggagaatacatGTTCGGTCCTGAACCTGCAGCTCTCTGACACAGTCTACAACTATACTATAGTTCACTAGGTGACTTCAATATGGGAATGTGGGATCTAATAAGCCCTAGCTCCGCTTCTTCCCGAGTGTGACTTGCACCTAATCCGAGTGGAGTGGAGGGAAagagggtgcacatcataagctagacccccccccccccaagcaggcAGACATGTGAGGGCAGACATTGTTGCTGCCTGTATGCGATTATTAATCTAGCTATACCCTATGTTTCCTGGGATTAAAATTTGTTCCAAAGACACAttagggccccctgcacatgggcggaaattccacggcaggatttccccgcagaatttccgcccgtggccgctgccatagaattgcattagaaaAATCTATCCTAgatagacggccgcgatttgtccgcgtgaaatcacacgcagaaaacaaatcgcagcatgtcctatttctgtgcgggtctagcagagacccgcacagaaatgtcagtggggaCGGGCCGGTCTCCTCTGCTCATGTGCCGGCTGtccggcacacagcgcagagaggagacgccgggagcgggtgagctgcaggcctctgcaggggcacgggaccgcatTTGGCTTCAAGCACCGCCGAATATTTAAAAATCTGATCACCATGGAATATTTGATTGTGTTGGGGAATGAGGCTTGCCTAGCCCTTAAATAAAGTATAAACCAAATTACAGAAATCACTCAAGAGCTAATAGATGAGAGAAGGTTTAAATCCTAATACTTAAGGCACAGTCCCACAAAGCATTTGGCTTGCATCTTGAAAAACCAAGCTCCATCTTGCTTCAGCTTAATAATAAAGTGATTACTGACTGTTCGTGATTAATGGTTGcacagataccaaatatgtgtataCAAGGCCAGACTGGGATTAAAAGGTAGCCCTAGCAAACAAACACCACCAGTCCACAAGTAATATTTTGTCCCACCCACCCAACGCCATGTTGCATAAAAATAGTGTCACTCAAAGCAAACTGCAAAGAAATAGTCTTGGAGCTGAAGACTAGCCCAGGAGTGAGGGTGGTACTATCAGGTCTTCTCAAAATGTTTCTACTCAGCAACCAGTCCATTGTGATGACAGGGCCTCACCAACAAAAAAATAATTAACTAGCATACAGCACCAAATACCACCCTGCAGCGCCCAAATTACCCCAATGGCACCAATCAGATAAaatgcactcattgtcaaaaaaatcaagcacctagaaggagttgtcggaatggaatgaaactttctatgtgtgattgtaatgttgatatgttATCATATCCGCTTCAAgcgtgcaataactgcaaaccaaaataatCTTTTGGCAATGTACACATCACACTACCAGGAAGACTAGTTATGAGTAGTAAAAACAAAAGATGAGGGGAACTTTCCCTACTGGGCACTAGATAGTGACAATCCCTGCCTAATAGTGCATGGCCCACCCTGATAAGGACACATATAACCCTCATTCCTTTGCCACTCACTAACCTTGTAAAAATAACAAATGAATACCACAGTGCATATAAAAATATTCCACAAAATAAACCTCAGTACTTACCCAATGAGTTACTGGAAGAACCACAGAACTCTGATCCAGCAATGTTCACCTGCTTCGGCAGAAGGAGACTGCAGAAATTAAACAGCACAGAACAAAGGCAATGTGAACATTaaaaccctccctaattgcccCCAGGTGTACTCCAACAGCAAAACACACCAATAAAAACTCCAACCAGTGTTAAAGGAGACAAATGGAAAGAAATCCAAAACAACTAGCAAAGTCAAACTCAAACTGACACaacataagtgattacaatatcagagcaaaaggataatttattgtggaaaactgaacacttgaatagaggctctagtaccctcttgtatggcctatagcttggatacaagatctgatacgggtgggcatagaggcatacaggttggtatcctgcagcatatcggccCACATTTGCTGCTAGTgagtctctagattgtgcaaactcataggatgaaggtggcatcccagatggtcccatacatgttgtggaggcattcctgtgacaccctcttggaagccctgacaTCAGAggcaacatatgtggctgcaggattgaGGGGCTCATCTCTAAGTCTCAAGACATgaatcgtcagtgcccaaacgaaACCTGGATTCatggctgaagacaacccagttccactctgcagcagtccagtttcatcgttcatgacaccactgtaaaCGGAGATGACGATGGGGGGTAGTCAAAAGCAGTACACATAAtaggcaccgtgagaccaaatgttcttcagccaagtgcctggaaatggttcagacagacacagagcctgtaaggatggtgccacctgtctctggatgaaaaCAAAACAGTTGGGTCTGCTTGTtcttgtcagacgatcctctctactggtggtctgttgagggcaccCTAAGCCCAGTCTACTTGTGTGAATGCCCTCACACAAtcactggtcccaactcctcctatcagtttggtcagaacggcccaggtggtgggcaattcgtcgatatgaacatctagcttcttgcattccaataatactcctcctctcaagctctgttaactaggcaaaatctctttgattgtgtcatagatacatgtctagtgatcaacaagctctacataagcagaaaaagaggatcactacacacaagtagcgtctgagagcctttttataggccaatggtggaaccactttaaccccttcccgctcctggacgtacctggtacgtcatggcagcctggtacttcccgcaacatgacgtacctggtacgtcctggagatagcacgggatcatataagatcccgcgctatcccgcagcgggagccggctgtcagtcacagccggcgtcccgctccaacagcggggggacatcggagatgcgcccgccgctgttaaccccttccctgccgcgatctaagtagatcgcggcagggaaagagttcacagagggatcgcgatccctgtgtgtctccggccggaactcgcgatgttatcgcgagagcccggcctgtcaccatggcaacaggacgccagacactggcgtcctgtattgcctgtgcctataatggctgtacaagcgataaggcatggcagagcagtagctttgccatgccttatgacagtgatcataggcacagtgatgtaagtccctcagagggactcaaatagtataaaaaaaagaaaagaaaagtgtaaaaaaaagaaagatgtaaaaaaaaaaatgtaaaaaaccccttttttatgctttttcatttagcataaaaaaagggaaaaaaaactaaaaccccacatattggatattgacgcgtccgtaacgacgtgtacaaaaagttgaacacgctttttattttgtacgacaaaaagcgtaaaaaaaaccgctaaaaaacagaggcaaaatgcaaatttttagcattttgcctcacaaaaaatgcaataaaagtgatcaaaaaagccgtacatttcccaaaatggtaccaataaaaactacagctcgtctcgcaaaaaataagcccttaaagagctccgtacatagaaaaataaaaaagttacatgactttgaatgcagctatagagaaaaaaaaaagatttccaaaaaaaagggggttttattgcaaaaaagtgtaaaaacctaaaaaaaatataacaattttggtatcgttgttaccataccgacccgcagaaaaaatttagtgtgtcatttatgctgcatgattaacgctgtaaaaaaaaatataaaatctatggcagaattgatgcgttttctctccctgttatcattaaaaaaaaaaaaaaaaaaaaattttacgatattgtctatatacccaaaagtggcaccgataaaaactacagatcgccacgcaaaaaacaagcccttatacggccgcgtccacggaaaaataaaaaagttatggcttttgaaaaatggagatggaaaaataccaaaaaatcgcttggtcctcaacgccaaaataggccatgtcattaaggggttaagggccacAGTTGGCAAGAACATTTATCTAATCacgtcacaactctaatcatttctaTATATGCCCGATAAGTAACtgtcaagttttgcagcaaaacaaagaCCCCTTCTTGAGGTTCGTTATTGCCGGGAGCATCTCTGGAGCACATGCTCTGGCTATTCAACATTACTGGAGCACACTCCACAGAGAATACTCTAAGTGTGCTAGATGTGtttccatccaaaagcagggtTGAAAGTAGAGCATCCAAATGGTGGCGCTCATTGCAAAAGCTCTTATCCAGTATATCCTGGACATATAGTTATGAAACATTGAAATGGACACAAGTTTAAGGTGAAGCGACAGCAGCACAAATCCAGGTGCACTAAAATagattttctttattccatcagtAAAACACGCATAAACATATATAGATCTGGTTGAGAGGGACATTAAAAAATTGAGGGCAAACCATCTGAGGACCAGGGCTAGATTTGATAATAATTTGTCCAGGGAAGAAAGAGATGCGATTAAGTCAGATGATAACAGCATAACGGTGAGAGCTGCTGACAAGGGAGGGGCAGTGGTTATAATGAACACCACACAGTATGAATAAGAAATACGTAGACAGTTGGCAGATGTTGAGGTCTATGAAGAGCTTGAAAGAGATCCAACGGCGTGTTTCAAAAGAGAATTATGTGTGATACTCAATGATGCCTCTATGGATGGTATCATTGATCAAGCGATGGCTAAGTATTTAGAGATAGCATTTCCTAGAGTGCCTATAATTTATACTCTGCCAAAAATTCATAAAGATATCAATAACCCCCCCCCGGTCGCCCAATTG
This window contains:
- the PTP4A1 gene encoding protein tyrosine phosphatase type IVA 1 isoform X1 → MARMNRPAPVEITYKNMRFLITHNPTNATLNKFIEELKKYGVTTVVRVCEATYDTALVEKEGIQVLDWPFDDGAPPSSQIVDDWLNLLKAKFREEPGCCIAVHCVAGLGRAPVLVALALIECGMKYEDAVQFIRQKRRGAFNSKQLLYLEKYRPKMRLRFKDPNGHRNNCCIQ
- the PTP4A1 gene encoding protein tyrosine phosphatase type IVA 1 isoform X2, with the protein product MARMNRPAPVEITYKNMRFLITHNPTNATLNKFIEELKKYGVTTVVRVCEATYDTALVEKEGIQVLDWPFDDGAPPSSQIVDDWLNLLKAKFREEPGCCIAVHCVAGLGRAPVLVALALIECGMKYEDAVQFIRHAVELLIANSYFTWRSIVLRCGYVLKIPMAIVTTVAFSRSCRRKWKNVDLSRIQC